In Chrysoperla carnea chromosome 2, inChrCarn1.1, whole genome shotgun sequence, the following proteins share a genomic window:
- the LOC123292741 gene encoding scoloptoxin SSD14-like, translating to MEKYKTKTFYSAQHDYFLQPTSVLSPVTRVIGFQPGTIVYGPTRANNGVSRGHTGGQAPVGQTQNQNNQNSATKRQNQNQNNGGQFPIGQPGQNQRSGISPNIGNTAGIVTNGQSWNDQNQNNGFIVVPVQNAEDRNSGLSQNQNTGIESNDDNVDSYAFLGRKDIENTDKPQNVTVQLRLNNQRFPNPYRTGRPQQNQQNRQTNNNRNQGENIPNPNTRNQGENIVVTNNPYCTAIAKELIKKGGNVREVFIAASLCEGFVHPMDSGLGGGFQAVYYNFENNRPNTVFIDSREKSPGSSKFTKSPTKIGGNSIAIPTVLSGYEQIYNIERHKNRLKWSDIIKPVFDLCQQGFHMSKATKEMIQVLIGNYNQTQVRENKLYVPKYCDTLVQISLDGPSSSMYRAEGHLHKKLIQDLRGVKSTITSKDILNNRARTSQPSVTKFEKYTVYSTKSPGSGQAALFALKIIERLRQILSTRTTTGDEKVVYLLKILKYTYTLQPHLRELSEDKINKIINEASSSLADGIVKAGFKLQSSIPTKFGDVTLPKLQSPASQGTTNIVIKIGKSAITASSSINSLFGSGIFSETMGFFYNNHLRDFSAPNWRLRDKPLKNAPGPNKVPSSSISPVIMVDDSTGEPVFQIGSAGGSHILSAMINTMFNYFILNKSLQDSVDACRIMPKFNYLRNKVSYLYECKNNEETANRLRSIGVDYKFSKTAGYAAVTTLSKLRRGVPEAVFDSRRGGSSYVQ from the coding sequence ttttattcggCACAACATGACTATTTTCTTCAACCAACTTCGGTACTATCTCCTGTTACACGTGTAATTGGATTTCAACCAGGAACTATTGTTTATGGACCTACTCGTGCAAATAATGGTGTTTCAAGAGGCCATACCGGTGGACAAGCTCCAGTTGGACAAACGCAAaatcagaataatcaaaattctgCCACAAAACGCCAAAACCAGAATCAAAATAATGGTGGACAATTTCCAATAGGACAACCAGGGCAGAATCAACGTTCAGGAATTAGTCCAAACATTGGAAATACCGCTGGCATTGTAACAAATGGACAATCATGGAACGATCAGAATCAAAATAATGGATTTATCGTTGTACCAGTTCAAAATGCAGAAGATCGAAACTCTGGATTAAGCCAAAATCAAAATACAGGAATTGAATCGAATGATGACAATGTTGATTCATATGCTTTTCTTGGGAGAAAAGATATTGAAAATACGGACAAACCACAAAATGTAACGGTCCAACTGCGATTGAACAATCAAAGATTCCCCAATCCTTATCGAACAGGGCGCCCCCAGCAAAACCAACAAAATcgacaaacaaataataatcgCAATCAAGGTGAAAACATCCCCAATCCAAATACTCGCAATCAAGGTGAAAACATTGTTGTGACTAACAATCCATATTGCACCGCTATCgcaaaagaattaattaaaaaaggcgGAAACGTGCGTGAAGTATTTATTGCTGCGTCACTTTGTGAAGGTTTTGTTCATCCTATGGATTCTGGACTTGGCGGCGGTTTTCAAgctgtttattataattttgaaaataatcgtCCAAACACCGTATTTATCGATTCTCGTGAAAAGTCGCCTGGTTCcagtaaatttacaaaatcccCAACCAAAATTGGTGGAAATAGTATAGCAATCCCTACTGTTTTATCCGGttatgaacaaatttataaCATTGAAAGGcataaaaatcgtttaaaatggTCAGATATTATTAAACCAGTATTCGATTTATGCCAACAAGGATTTCATATGTCGAAAGCGACGAAAGAGATGATTCAAGTTTTAATTGGAAATTATAATCAAACACAAGTTCGAgagaataaattatatgttcCTAAATATTGTGACACGTTAGTGCAAATAAGTTTAGATGGACCATCATCCTCGATGTATCGTGCAGAAggacatttacataaaaaactcaTTCAAGATTTACGTGGAGTAAAATCAACTATCACTTCGAAAGACATTCTTAATAATCGAGCACGAACCAGTCAACCATCTGttacaaaattcgaaaaatatacaGTATACTCAACCAAATCACCAGGAAGTGGACAAGCTGCGCTATTTGCATTGAAAATCATAGAACGTTTACGTCAAATATTAAGTACACGAACGACTACAGGCGACGAAAAAGtggtttatttgttaaaaattttaaaatatacctacaCATTACAGCCTCATTTACGGGAACTATCTgaggataaaattaataaaatcattaacgAAGCTTCCAGTTCCTTAGCGGATGGTATTGTTAAAGCCggttttaaattacaaagttcAATACCTACTAAATTTGGTGATGTAACATTACCAAAATTACAATCGCCAGCAAGTCAAGGTACaacaaatattgttataaaaattggcAAAAGTGCCATCACTGCTTCAAGCTCAATAAATAGCTTATTTGGTTCAGGAATATTCTCTGAAACAATGGGATTCTTTTACAACAATCATTTAAGAGATTTTAGTGCTCCGAATTGGCGACTTAGAgataaaccattaaaaaatgcTCCTGGTCCAAATAAAGTGCCAAGTTCATCAATTTCACCAGTGATTATGGTAGATGATTCAACGGGAGAACCTGTATTTCAAATTGGCTCAGCCGGGGGTTCACATATTTTAAGTGCAATGATAAAtacaatgtttaattattttattttaaataaatcattacaaGATTCAGTGGATGCATGCCGAATAATGccgaaatttaattatttacgtaACAAAGTGAGTTATTTATACGAATGTAAGAATAATGAAGAAACTGCAAATCGTTTGCGTAGTATTGGTGTTGATTATAAATTCAGTAAAACTGCAGGGTATGCAGCGGTTACAACGCTATCAAAATTACGCCGTGGTGTTCCAGAAGCAGTGTTTGATAGTCGACGTGGTGGTTCAAGTTATGTTCAATAA